A genome region from Drosophila simulans strain w501 chromosome 2R, Prin_Dsim_3.1, whole genome shotgun sequence includes the following:
- the LOC6734347 gene encoding cytosol aminopeptidase, protein MASTRMISAFTRNPRLYQQLTAPWKSYNLFGTPLFNHRLQPADSQIWRGLADKCDNKTVIKGVVVGVYSKEGEGKDVKMTSSGEKFDDRTQGKVSELLRETGLKGELGKGKVFMNVDAEFRAVAVVGLGQEGAGFNDLENIDEGMENARVAAGVGARALQLQGCTEVFVDSMEYPEQAAEGSALAIWRYNSNKRKQDRTHVPKLDLYDSPDVDAWTRGLFKAESQNLARRLSDSPANQMTPTIFAQSAVDALCPCGVSVEVRSMDWIEMNHLNSFLMIAKGSCEPPVVLEVSYCGTAPEDRPILLLGKGLTYNSGGLCLRPKDCLHMYRGCMAGAAVCVAAIRAAAALSLPVNITAVLPLCENMPSGMAVKPGDVVTLLNGKTMGIVDVSKAGTVVLADPLLFAQTTYKPRLVVDLATVGYGVCAGLGESAAGLFTNSNFIAKQFEKAGGLTGDRLWRLPLWRYFKQLVTPNLTFDISNRGIGPASSCIAAAVLHEMVPCADWAHIDIRNVGMLTRHNPLPYLLKDRMTGRPTRTIVQFLYQMACPDSK, encoded by the coding sequence ATGGCATCCACACGCATGATCAGTGCTTTTACGCGCAATCCAAGATTATATCAACAGCTCACAGCACCCTGGAAATCGTACAATCTGTTTGGAACACCACTTTTTAACCACAGACTTCAGCCAGCGGATTCTCAAATCTGGAGGGGACTAGCAGACAAGTGTGACAACAAGACTGTTATCAAGGGCGTGGTGGTGGGCGTCTACTCCAAGGAGGGCGAGGGCAAGGATGTCAAGATGACGTCCAGCGGCGAGAAGTTCGACGACCGAACTCAGGGCAAGGTCTCCGAGCTGCTGCGCGAAACTGGACTCAAGGGGGAACTGGGCAAGGGTAAGGTCTTCATGAACGTGGATGCCGAATTCCGGGCAGTGGCTGTGGTGGGTTTGGGCCAAGAAGGTGCCGGATTCAATGACCTGGAGAATATCGACGAGGGCATGGAGAATGCCCGCGTGGCCGCTGGCGTCGGTGCTCGGGCATTGCAACTGCAGGGTTGCACGGAAGTCTTTGTGGACTCCATGGAATATCCGGAGCAGGCGGCAGAGGGCAGTGCCCTGGCCATCTGGCgttacaacagcaacaagcgCAAGCAGGATCGCACTCATGTACCCAAACTGGATCTGTACGACTCCCCGGATGTGGATGCCTGGACGAGGGGTCTCTTCAAGGCCGAATCTCAGAACTTGGCTCGAAGATTAAGCGATTCGCCGGCTAACCAAATGACCCCCACCATATTCGCCCAGTCGGCGGTGGATGCCTTGTGTCCGTGCGGCGTTTCCGTGGAGGTGCGATCCATGGATTGGATAGAAATGAATCACCTCAATTCGTTTCTAATGATTGCCAAGGGCAGCTGCGAGCCACCGGTTGTCCTGGAGGTCAGCTACTGCGGCACAGCGCCAGAGGATCGGCCCATTCTGCTGTTGGGCAAGGGCTTGACCTACAACAGTGGCGGATTGTGTCTGCGGCCAAAGGATTGCCTGCATATGTACCGCGGCTGCATGGCCGGAGCAGCCGTTTGTGTGGCCGCCATTCGAGCTGCAGCGGCGCTCTCCCTGCCTGTCAACATCACGGCCGTACTGCCGCTCTGCGAGAATATGCCATCGGGAATGGCTGTGAAACCGGGTGATGTGGTCACCCTGCTGAATGGCAAGACGATGGGAATTGTGGATGTGAGCAAAGCTGGAACGGTGGTATTGGCGGATCCCCTGCTCTTTGCCCAGACCACGTACAAGCCTCGTCTGGTGGTGGACTTGGCCACCGTGGGCTACGGCGTCTGTGCTGGCCTCGGAGAATCGGCTGCCGGATTGTTCACCAATTCCAATTTCATAGCCAAGCAGTTCGAGAAGGCAGGCGGCCTCACTGGAGATCGTCTATGGAGGCTGCCCTTGTGGCGCTACTTCAAGCAGCTGGTGACCCCGAACCTCACCTTCGACATCAGCAATAGGGGCATTGGTCCCGCCTCCAGTTGCATCGCTGCCGCCGTGCTGCACGAAATGGTTCCTTGCGCGGATTGGGCCCACATTGATATCCGGAATGTGGGCATGCTGACGCGCCACAATCCGCTGCCGTATCTGCTCAAGGATCGAATGACCGGCCGACCCACCCGCACCATCGTACAGTTCCTGTACCAGATGGCCTGTCCGGATAGCAAGTAG
- the LOC6734348 gene encoding E3 ubiquitin-protein ligase RNF4 codes for MSSEKQCPCRGCRLNVPTEIINLCSPEKQSAKRLRRDLGDLEDTPYKCPICMENVRRRQPAATPCGHVFCIDCIQKAIEDFKKCPMCNRKITYKQLTRIFL; via the coding sequence ATGTCCTCGGAGAAACAGTGTCCCTGTCGAGGATGCCGCCTCAATGTTCCCACCGAGATCATCAACCTGTGCAGTCCAGAGAAGCAGTCAGCGAAGCGCCTACGCCGTGATCTCGGAGATCTGGAGGACACTCCCTACAAGTGTCCCATTTGCATGGAGAATGTGCGTCGACGCCAACCAGCTGCCACACCATGTGGCCACGTCTTTTGTATCGACTGCATTCAGAAGGCCATCGAGGATTTTAAGAAGTGCCCGATGTGTAACAGAAAAATCACTTATAAGCAATTAACTCGAATCTTTCTTTAA